The Zygotorulaspora mrakii chromosome 4, complete sequence nucleotide sequence caaaagtaTCCAAATCAATTTGCTGCTGATTCTGTGCCTCTTGGTCCACAGAGTCACTCGGCTTATTATGTGCTACAATTGAACTGACCGGTGTGACGGATGGTTGCTGACTTGGTTCAATAATTTCGTTATCATATTCTTCGTATgtgttgaaataattgTCGCAGCCGTAATCCCAACCTGACAACCATTGTGATTTTTGGCATAAGTCTTTAGTCCATGGTGTACCATATATTAATGGACTGTAAAATTGGAAGAAACAAATACAAGCAACTGTAAACGATGCAACAAGTGCGTAGCCAACTacctttctttttctaAAAACGTAACTCACAACTATATCCAATGCATGACCAAAGGCGAGAATTCCAAAATAATAAGCGGGAAGATAGTGATGCAAAAACAGTTGACGTTTCATCATGAATGATGGTATTATGTGAATGAGAAAACCTAATAAATATTCCATGACCTGTATATGGAAATTAATCACATCTGAGTCTTGTAAAATTGGTTTCCCAACTTGCCATGAGATCAGTTCAAAAATAACAATGAATGAAAACACAACTGTGAACAAAGATACAGACCACCACAAGATAGCATTGCCCAGTAGATAAACATGTCTATGTTCGGAAGACCAATAGCCAATACCACGCAATAATAATGGCCAGCTTGAAGGtaatgattcaaaaacatgAGAATCCAccaaatttttgttgacATGCCACATTCTTTTATGCGATTCAATGAACTTCtccaaaaatgatggcGTTTTATATGAAACACGTTCAGCATCCTGTGGtaaaaattcattttcgtTACCTTCAACGTACCACACCAAAAGTTCAGGTTTACCGGATTGGGCACAAGTAACCTCCTGTTGTTCAAACCCCCATTGAGGTAATTTAACTTCATGAGAAAACAAATAGCAGCCTGACATAGCATGTCTTAGTCTGaattttgtttcaatggCTCTAACCCGTTCTTGAGCAGGACCTGGTGTTGACAAAGATTTgtcaatttcaatgatcCAATCATCATTAGCGTCTCCTTCAAAGCCTTCAAAACCGTAAGCCGATACTTCTTTTTGCCAGTCACTGTTTTCAGAAACTGGTGGTTTATGATCATGCGAATGTAATCTGCGTTGTGTGCTTGGATGTAAAAATCTCACTTTTGTACCTTCAACCAAGTTTTCGAAAGAAGTAATTGTAGTGTTGGTTTGATTGTATAATGTAATGTACCACTCATTGTTCGCATCCAAATGAGGATAAAGAGTaatttgttgttgctgaGAACCCGTTGGATATTCATGGCTATGAGAATGCAAATAACCTCCCATTGTACCTAGATGACGCATGGTAACAGTTGAACCGACACCTACTTCAGCCAAAATATCTGTTGGAATCGTGTTACCATTCAATGTTGATCTAAATTCTGGACTGAAAAATCCAGAACCGTCTGAATTTTCAGTCAAGGTTTGGAAATGTATATAGAAGAATACCATATACAATACAGTTGGAATACCCAGTAAAAACGTACCTTTGGCAACAGCAATCTTCAAAGTGGAGCA carries:
- the PMT1 gene encoding dolichyl-phosphate-mannose-protein mannosyltransferase PMT1 (similar to Saccharomyces cerevisiae PMT1 (YDL095W); ancestral locus Anc_2.362) yields the protein MASDKRTRSASEGQNPVIDFDVKQGPVRPYIVSEPQEKLAKVRTVYSLKERFLVSCLAVFTVIVRMRNLSWPNAVIFDEVHFGGFATKYIKGLFFMDVHPPFAKMLFAWVGILGGFDGDFDFETIGKLYPASTPYVLMRSVAAISGALTVLLLYFTLRSSGVRVWVAFASAVCFAVENSFVTISRYILLDAPLMVFIAASVYAFKRYEIYPTGTWASYKFLTFTGIALGLAVSSKWVGLFTISWIGLLCVWRLWLFLGDLSKPVCSTLKIAVAKGTFLLGIPTVLYMVFFYIHFQTLTENSDGSGFFSPEFRSTLNGNTIPTDILAEVGVGSTVTMRHLGTMGGYLHSHSHEYPTGSQQQQITLYPHLDANNEWYITLYNQTNTTITSFENLVEGTKVRFLHPSTQRRLHSHDHKPPVSENSDWQKEVSAYGFEGFEGDANDDWIIEIDKSLSTPGPAQERVRAIETKFRLRHAMSGCYLFSHEVKLPQWGFEQQEVTCAQSGKPELLVWYVEGNENEFLPQDAERVSYKTPSFLEKFIESHKRMWHVNKNLVDSHVFESLPSSWPLLLRGIGYWSSEHRHVYLLGNAILWWSVSLFTVVFSFIVIFELISWQVGKPILQDSDVINFHIQVMEYLLGFLIHIIPSFMMKRQLFLHHYLPAYYFGILAFGHALDIVVSYVFRKRKVVGYALVASFTVACICFFQFYSPLIYGTPWTKDLCQKSQWLSGWDYGCDNYFNTYEEYDNEIIEPSQQPSVTPVSSIVAHNKPSDSVDQEAQNQQQIDLDTFDEMLNEPGQKRFVDQNGNPLDIEDVRRIIAEEGGGIHKIEERVVE